A single window of Methylobacterium nodulans ORS 2060 DNA harbors:
- a CDS encoding DUF6502 family protein: MAAPSPHVPPDASRLQAPVARLLRPLVRLFVRCGITFPALTDLLRELYVNVAEYDFALPGKEQTDSRVSLLTGIHRKEVRRLRGAGAPVSAVPVAVSRTSRIIARWLAAPEFTDEQGRPRPLPRASETEPSFESLVASVTRDLRPRAVLDEWLDRGIAFVDEAERIVLSEAAFVPRGGGEQQLYYFGRNLHDHVAAAVTNILEERPRFLERAVHYDGLSPDLARRLEARAREIAMEALQQANREAHAACETDPGGAARWNFGLYVYVEEAPAPPRANPTP, from the coding sequence ATGGCCGCGCCCTCTCCCCACGTCCCGCCGGATGCAAGCCGTCTGCAGGCACCCGTCGCGCGCCTGCTGCGCCCGCTGGTGCGGCTGTTCGTGCGCTGCGGAATCACCTTTCCGGCGCTGACCGACCTCCTGCGCGAGCTCTACGTCAATGTCGCCGAGTACGACTTCGCGCTGCCGGGCAAGGAGCAGACGGACAGCCGGGTGAGCCTGCTCACGGGCATCCACCGCAAGGAGGTGCGCCGGCTGCGCGGGGCGGGGGCGCCGGTGAGCGCCGTGCCGGTGGCGGTGTCGCGCACGAGCCGCATCATCGCCCGCTGGCTCGCGGCGCCCGAATTCACGGACGAGCAGGGCCGCCCCCGACCGCTGCCGCGCGCCTCCGAGACGGAGCCCTCCTTCGAGAGCCTCGTCGCCTCCGTCACCCGCGATCTTCGCCCGCGCGCCGTGCTCGACGAGTGGCTCGACCGCGGGATCGCCTTCGTGGACGAGGCGGAACGGATCGTGCTGTCGGAGGCCGCCTTCGTGCCGCGGGGCGGCGGCGAGCAGCAGCTCTACTATTTCGGCCGCAATCTGCACGACCATGTGGCGGCGGCAGTGACGAACATCCTCGAGGAGAGGCCGCGCTTCCTGGAGCGCGCGGTGCATTACGATGGTCTCTCGCCCGACCTCGCCCGCCGCCTGGAGGCGCGGGCGCGCGAGATCGCCATGGAGGCGCTGCAGCAGGCGAACCGTGAGGCACATGCCGCCTGCGAGACCGATCCGGGCGGCGCGGCGCGCTGGAACTTCGGCCTCTACGTCTATGTCGAGGAGGCGCCGGCCCCGCCCCGCGCGAATCCGACGCCGTGA
- a CDS encoding dihydrodipicolinate synthase family protein: MRALHGVFPYLVSPIDAEGRVMREVLARLVEHLIAAGVHGLTPLGSTGEFAYLTPAQKLAVVETVVEAAAGRVPVIAGVAATTTAEALALARAAMACGADGIMATLEAYFPIPDEGIEAYFTAVAAAVDGPVVLYTNPHFQRADLSLPLIRRLSRVPNIRYIKDASTNTGRLLSILTETEGRMQVFAASSHIPACVMLIGGVGWMAGPACLVPRQSVALYERARAGDWAGAMALQRDLWAVNQAFARYNLAACVKAGLDLQGFPVGDPVPPQAALDPEARAELRHILDAAGALT, from the coding sequence ATGCGCGCGCTCCACGGCGTCTTTCCCTACCTCGTCTCGCCGATCGACGCGGAGGGGCGGGTGATGCGCGAGGTGCTGGCGCGCCTCGTCGAGCACCTGATCGCGGCAGGCGTCCACGGCCTGACGCCGCTCGGCTCGACCGGTGAATTCGCCTATCTCACCCCCGCCCAGAAGCTCGCCGTGGTCGAGACCGTGGTGGAGGCGGCGGCCGGGCGCGTGCCGGTGATCGCGGGGGTCGCCGCCACCACCACCGCCGAGGCCCTCGCCCTCGCCCGCGCCGCGATGGCGTGCGGGGCGGACGGCATCATGGCCACGCTCGAAGCCTATTTCCCGATTCCCGACGAAGGGATCGAGGCCTATTTCACGGCCGTCGCGGCGGCCGTCGACGGGCCGGTCGTGCTCTACACCAACCCGCATTTCCAGCGCGCCGACCTGTCGCTGCCGCTGATCCGCCGGCTCTCCCGGGTGCCGAACATCCGCTACATCAAGGACGCGTCGACCAATACCGGGCGCCTCCTCTCGATCCTCACCGAGACCGAGGGGCGAATGCAGGTCTTCGCCGCCTCCTCGCACATCCCGGCCTGCGTGATGCTGATCGGCGGCGTCGGCTGGATGGCGGGGCCCGCCTGCCTCGTGCCGCGCCAGAGCGTCGCGCTCTACGAGCGGGCGCGGGCCGGCGACTGGGCGGGCGCAATGGCCCTGCAGCGCGATCTCTGGGCGGTGAACCAGGCCTTCGCCCGCTACAACCTCGCCGCCTGCGTCAAGGCCGGGCTCGACCTGCAGGGATTCCCGGTCGGCGATCCCGTTCCGCCCCAGGCGGCGCTCGACCCCGAGGCCCGCGCCGAGCTGCGCCACATCCTCGACGCCGCGGGCGCCCTCACGTGA
- the mtnA gene encoding S-methyl-5-thioribose-1-phosphate isomerase yields the protein MKIDGRPYRTIFPEPGGDAVCVIDQTRLPFAFEIRRLTTAEEAAEAIRTMVVRGAPLIGVTAAYGLALGLRRDPSDAGLERIAAMLAATRPTAVNLRWALERLSGILRPLPPDTRAPQAFAEAGRIAEEDVANCRAIGEHGARLIAQTAAKGRRVNVLTHCNAGWLATVDWGTALAPIYVAHDAGVPVHVFVDETRPRNQGAALTAFELNAHGVPHTVVADNAGGHLMQHGGVDLCIVGSDRTTSTGDVCNKIGTYLKALAAFDNGVPFYAALPVSTIDWTLTDGVAGIPIEERDGREVTHLTGRTEDGGFATIQVVSPGSPVANPAFDVTPARLVTGLITERGVAEATEEGLLRLYPERRKAA from the coding sequence ATGAAGATCGACGGCCGCCCCTATCGCACCATCTTTCCCGAGCCGGGCGGCGACGCCGTCTGCGTGATCGACCAGACCCGGCTCCCCTTCGCCTTCGAGATCCGCCGCCTCACCACCGCCGAGGAGGCCGCCGAGGCCATCCGCACCATGGTGGTGCGCGGAGCGCCCCTCATCGGCGTCACGGCGGCCTACGGGCTCGCGCTCGGCCTGCGCCGGGACCCCTCCGATGCGGGGCTGGAGCGCATCGCCGCCATGCTCGCCGCGACGCGGCCCACTGCCGTCAACCTGCGCTGGGCGCTGGAGCGGCTGAGCGGAATCCTGCGGCCGCTCCCGCCGGACACACGGGCCCCCCAAGCCTTCGCGGAAGCCGGCCGGATCGCCGAGGAGGACGTGGCGAACTGCCGTGCCATCGGCGAGCACGGCGCACGCCTCATCGCGCAGACCGCCGCCAAGGGCCGGCGGGTGAATGTGCTCACCCACTGCAATGCGGGCTGGCTCGCCACGGTCGACTGGGGGACGGCGCTGGCGCCGATCTACGTGGCGCATGATGCGGGGGTGCCCGTCCATGTCTTCGTGGACGAGACGCGGCCCCGCAACCAGGGCGCGGCACTCACCGCCTTCGAGCTCAACGCCCACGGCGTGCCGCACACGGTCGTCGCCGACAATGCGGGCGGGCACCTGATGCAGCACGGGGGCGTGGACCTCTGCATCGTCGGGTCCGACCGCACCACGTCGACGGGCGACGTCTGCAACAAGATCGGCACCTACCTGAAGGCGCTCGCGGCCTTCGACAACGGCGTGCCCTTCTACGCCGCGCTGCCCGTCTCCACGATCGACTGGACCCTGACCGACGGCGTCGCCGGAATTCCGATCGAGGAGCGGGACGGCCGCGAGGTGACCCACCTCACCGGCCGCACGGAGGACGGGGGCTTCGCCACGATCCAGGTGGTCTCGCCCGGAAGCCCGGTGGCGAATCCCGCCTTCGACGTGACGCCCGCGCGCCTCGTGACCGGCCTCATCACGGAACGCGGCGTCGCCGAGGCCACCGAAGAGGGCCTGCTGCGGCTCTACCCGGAGCGCCGGAAAGCGGCCTGA
- a CDS encoding DNA-3-methyladenine glycosylase I, giving the protein MTDGLITHPDGRARCWWPGTDPLYVAYHDTEWGVPEHDDRALFEKLILDGFQAGLSWITILRRRDAFRRAFAGFDPQAIARFGDREVEALMRDAGIIRNRAKITGTIRSARAYLTIQERGPGFSAFLWDFVDGRPVQGTARDRRGIATETAVSRRMSKALKAEGFGFCGPTIVHAFMQAVGMVNDHLVGCCRHETCAALPGPGGLGIPAGGPGPDRAPGGPA; this is encoded by the coding sequence ATGACGGACGGACTGATCACCCACCCGGACGGGCGGGCCCGCTGCTGGTGGCCGGGCACCGACCCGCTCTACGTTGCCTATCACGACACGGAATGGGGCGTGCCGGAGCACGACGACCGGGCGCTCTTCGAGAAGCTGATCCTCGACGGGTTCCAGGCCGGGCTGTCCTGGATCACCATCCTGCGCCGCCGCGACGCCTTCCGGCGGGCCTTCGCGGGCTTCGATCCGCAGGCCATCGCCCGCTTCGGCGATCGAGAGGTCGAGGCGCTGATGCGGGATGCCGGCATCATCCGCAACCGCGCCAAGATCACCGGCACCATCCGCAGCGCCCGGGCCTATCTCACTATCCAGGAGCGCGGCCCCGGCTTCTCGGCCTTCCTGTGGGATTTCGTGGACGGGCGGCCCGTCCAGGGCACGGCGCGCGACCGCCGCGGGATCGCGACCGAGACCGCCGTCTCGCGCCGGATGTCGAAGGCGCTCAAGGCCGAAGGCTTCGGCTTCTGCGGCCCCACCATCGTGCATGCCTTCATGCAGGCGGTCGGCATGGTCAACGACCATCTGGTCGGCTGCTGCCGCCACGAAACCTGCGCCGCCCTGCCGGGCCCCGGCGGCCTCGGGATCCCGGCCGGAGGCCCGGGACCCGACAGGGCCCCCGGGGGCCCCGCATGA
- a CDS encoding class I SAM-dependent methyltransferase: MNGPHGRPGAADLSASARDAPGARPDLFAVPRPVTGLEECFFTHTIDLPGHGTIQGQWDLRPGLRDYTGHVEVAGKTVLDVGCASGFVSFALEAMGAEVIAFDLAQGRDWDIPLYAGSEREFMGRLLDHHLQQIRSAFWFSHEALGSRTRLALGTADAIPEGIGPVDIAFLGIVLSHLRDPLRGLRGALRLTRETAVVTEVLPKRYGFLRYVPARLGLPMLLAPRAARRDQIQPWWILGPETVREFLRMLGFGESVVTFHHQPMLGQRRLCYTVVARRTEPTNPDL, encoded by the coding sequence GTGAACGGGCCTCACGGCCGCCCCGGCGCGGCGGACCTTTCCGCCAGCGCGCGCGACGCCCCGGGCGCGAGGCCGGATCTCTTCGCCGTCCCGCGGCCGGTGACGGGTTTGGAGGAGTGCTTCTTCACCCACACCATCGACCTTCCCGGGCACGGCACGATCCAGGGCCAGTGGGACCTCAGGCCCGGCCTGCGGGACTATACCGGCCACGTGGAGGTGGCCGGGAAGACCGTCCTCGACGTCGGCTGCGCCAGCGGCTTCGTCAGCTTCGCCCTCGAGGCGATGGGCGCGGAGGTCATCGCCTTCGACCTCGCGCAGGGCCGGGACTGGGACATCCCGCTCTATGCCGGCTCCGAGCGGGAATTCATGGGCCGGCTCCTCGACCACCACCTCCAGCAGATCAGGAGCGCCTTCTGGTTCAGCCACGAGGCGCTGGGATCGCGCACGCGCCTCGCGCTCGGCACGGCCGACGCCATCCCGGAGGGCATCGGCCCCGTCGACATCGCCTTCCTGGGCATCGTCCTGTCGCATCTGCGCGACCCGCTCCGGGGCCTGCGCGGCGCGCTGCGCCTCACCCGCGAGACGGCCGTCGTCACGGAGGTGCTGCCGAAGCGCTACGGCTTCCTGAGATACGTTCCGGCCCGGCTCGGCCTGCCGATGTTGCTGGCGCCCCGGGCCGCGCGCCGGGACCAGATCCAGCCCTGGTGGATCCTGGGACCCGAGACCGTCCGCGAGTTCCTCCGGATGCTCGGCTTCGGGGAATCCGTCGTGACGTTCCACCATCAGCCCATGCTGGGGCAGCGGCGCCTCTGCTACACGGTGGTGGCGCGGCGCACGGAACCGACCAACCCCGATCTCTGA
- a CDS encoding DUF5666 domain-containing protein, giving the protein MSLSRRALLRLLSGASALAFARPAGAAGDKILDQGIGGTGIRPGPDEEGDRGIGGTGVVGTIRAFGSIVVNGLRIAYPPDVAVAIDGRPAGVVELKLGHVVQVVARADESGLSTARIDVLHEVVGPVTAVGRDRLTVLGQTVATRGAAEPRRWRLGERVAVSGLRRPDGVIAASRIDPAGDRPALVAGPVRRAPGGTPRIGTLPLPGLDPALVGRRAVVEGEVAGRRLAIAESREAGRPFGPEVGRVSIEAFVARDGGRLRLGSGLEVAGSAAALPRSGGLAVIDAAVGREGRLTVESLRLRRDPAESGRSGPGAADPVGRGGVDAPGGRGPGGRGVEGPAQPGSPGGLGRGGVPLDRRMPGDAGGFAPHGGPGRPGGLAPPGGFTAPGGAGPGGFAPPGGFGAPGGPGGFGPPGGGGFGGRR; this is encoded by the coding sequence GTGTCTCTGAGCCGCCGCGCCCTGCTGCGCCTGCTCTCCGGCGCGAGCGCGCTCGCCTTCGCCCGCCCGGCGGGCGCGGCCGGGGACAAGATCCTCGACCAGGGCATCGGCGGCACCGGCATCCGGCCCGGGCCCGACGAGGAGGGCGACCGCGGCATCGGCGGCACGGGCGTCGTCGGCACGATCCGGGCCTTCGGCAGCATCGTGGTCAACGGCCTGCGCATCGCCTATCCGCCGGACGTTGCCGTGGCCATCGACGGCCGGCCCGCCGGCGTCGTGGAGCTGAAGCTCGGTCATGTCGTGCAGGTCGTGGCGCGTGCGGACGAATCCGGCCTGTCCACCGCGCGCATCGACGTCCTCCACGAGGTGGTCGGGCCGGTGACGGCGGTCGGGCGCGACCGCCTCACGGTGCTGGGCCAGACCGTCGCCACGCGGGGCGCCGCGGAGCCGCGCCGCTGGCGCCTCGGCGAGCGGGTGGCGGTGAGCGGCCTGCGCCGGCCGGACGGCGTCATCGCGGCGAGCCGGATCGATCCGGCGGGCGACCGTCCCGCCCTCGTCGCCGGGCCGGTGCGGCGGGCCCCCGGCGGCACGCCGCGCATCGGCACCCTGCCGCTGCCGGGCCTGGATCCCGCGCTCGTCGGGCGCCGGGCCGTGGTCGAGGGCGAGGTGGCCGGGCGGCGTCTCGCCATCGCGGAGAGCCGTGAGGCCGGCCGGCCCTTCGGGCCCGAGGTGGGCCGCGTCTCGATCGAAGCCTTCGTGGCCCGCGACGGCGGGCGCCTGCGCCTCGGCTCGGGCCTTGAGGTGGCGGGCAGCGCTGCCGCGCTGCCGCGCTCCGGCGGCCTCGCCGTGATCGATGCCGCGGTCGGCCGGGAAGGCCGCCTGACCGTCGAGTCCCTGCGCCTGCGCCGGGATCCGGCGGAGAGTGGCCGGAGCGGGCCGGGCGCCGCCGACCCCGTCGGGCGGGGCGGCGTCGACGCGCCGGGCGGGCGCGGGCCGGGTGGCCGCGGTGTCGAGGGGCCGGCCCAGCCGGGCAGTCCCGGCGGCCTCGGCCGGGGCGGCGTCCCGCTCGATCGCCGGATGCCCGGGGATGCGGGCGGCTTCGCGCCGCATGGCGGCCCAGGCAGGCCCGGGGGGCTCGCCCCGCCGGGCGGCTTCACGGCGCCGGGTGGGGCGGGACCCGGCGGCTTCGCTCCGCCCGGTGGCTTCGGCGCACCCGGGGGCCCGGGCGGCTTCGGGCCGCCCGGCGGCGGAGGCTTCGGCGGGCGCCGCTGA
- a CDS encoding tyrosine phosphatase family protein, whose translation MPKLYVCSLSHLPETVAACGASHVVTLINVGTPVVRPASIAPDNHLFIGVSDITAPMVDHVLPERTHVEQLIAFVRAWGRAQPLVLHCYAGISRSTAAAYIAVCALRPERDEAELAQALRAASPSATPNARLVAVADEILGRDGRMIAAIAAIGRGADAYEGTPFSLAID comes from the coding sequence ATGCCGAAGCTCTACGTCTGCTCCCTGTCGCACCTACCCGAGACCGTCGCGGCCTGCGGCGCGAGCCACGTGGTCACGCTCATCAATGTCGGCACGCCCGTGGTGCGGCCGGCATCGATCGCGCCGGACAACCACCTGTTCATCGGCGTCAGCGACATCACCGCGCCGATGGTCGATCATGTCCTGCCGGAACGCACCCATGTGGAGCAGCTGATCGCCTTCGTGCGCGCCTGGGGGCGGGCGCAGCCCCTGGTGCTGCACTGCTATGCCGGCATCAGCCGCTCGACGGCGGCGGCCTATATCGCGGTCTGCGCGCTCAGGCCCGAGCGCGACGAGGCGGAGCTGGCGCAAGCGCTCCGCGCCGCCTCCCCTTCCGCCACGCCCAATGCGCGCCTCGTCGCGGTCGCGGACGAGATCCTGGGCCGGGACGGCCGCATGATCGCCGCCATCGCGGCGATCGGGCGCGGCGCCGACGCCTACGAGGGCACCCCCTTCAGCCTCGCCATCGACTGA
- the serB gene encoding phosphoserine phosphatase SerB yields the protein MTLVAILIANPARPAITDAVLAETRRVLATEHQPRILHGEVAAEVLVPGTPASGPALAARLRTALRGEPIDVAVLPADAHRRKRLFLADMDSTMIGQECIDELADRVGLKEHVATITERAMRGEIAFEPALRERVALLRGLAVEAIAEVIAARITPTPGGRTLVRTMRAHGAYTVLVSGGFTLFTGPVAARLGFDEHRANRLVITEGRLVGTVEEPVVGRDAKRAALVELRSRLGLSAAETLAVGDGANDLAMLGEAGLGVAFRAKPAVAEAAHARVEHGDLTALLYLQGFSAAEFVD from the coding sequence ATGACCCTCGTGGCCATCCTGATAGCAAACCCCGCGCGCCCCGCCATCACCGATGCGGTGCTCGCCGAGACGCGGCGCGTGCTGGCGACCGAGCACCAGCCGCGCATCCTGCACGGCGAGGTCGCCGCCGAGGTGCTGGTTCCGGGCACCCCGGCATCGGGCCCCGCCCTTGCCGCGCGGCTGCGCACGGCGTTGCGGGGCGAGCCGATCGACGTGGCGGTGCTGCCGGCCGACGCGCACCGGCGCAAGCGCCTGTTCCTCGCCGACATGGATTCCACCATGATCGGCCAGGAATGCATCGACGAACTCGCCGACCGGGTCGGGCTGAAGGAGCACGTGGCGACGATCACCGAACGGGCCATGCGCGGCGAGATCGCCTTCGAGCCGGCCCTGCGCGAGCGCGTGGCGCTCCTGAGGGGCCTGGCCGTCGAGGCCATCGCCGAGGTGATCGCGGCGCGCATCACCCCCACGCCCGGGGGGCGCACCCTGGTGCGGACCATGCGGGCGCACGGGGCCTACACGGTCCTGGTCTCCGGCGGGTTCACCCTGTTCACCGGCCCGGTCGCCGCACGGCTCGGCTTCGATGAGCACCGGGCGAACCGCCTCGTCATCACGGAGGGGCGCCTCGTCGGCACCGTCGAGGAACCGGTGGTCGGGCGCGACGCCAAGCGCGCGGCCCTGGTCGAGCTGCGCAGCCGGCTCGGCCTGTCGGCGGCGGAGACGCTGGCGGTGGGCGACGGCGCCAACGACCTCGCCATGCTGGGGGAGGCCGGCCTCGGCGTCGCCTTCCGGGCGAAGCCCGCGGTGGCGGAGGCCGCCCATGCCCGGGTGGAGCACGGGGACCTCACCGCCCTCCTCTACCTGCAGGGCTTCTCCGCCGCCGAGTTCGTGGACTGA
- a CDS encoding LysE family transporter, which yields MIAPGPDFLLISRLSVTRGRAAALSASLGVALGVGAWGSAGFFGIHALFTAAPWLYLALKLGGGAYLVVLGLRLLAGSLGRSAAQDEAPPAAPRGRAFGLGLLTNLANPKAPLFVSSLFAATLPPEPPVALGIAAVALMVGIAFGWFAVVVHVLTLRRVADGYLRLRRWIDRAAGLAFMGFGTRLMLDRA from the coding sequence ATGATCGCGCCCGGTCCCGACTTCCTGCTGATCAGCCGCCTGTCGGTGACGCGCGGGCGGGCGGCGGCGCTGAGCGCCTCGCTCGGCGTCGCGCTGGGCGTCGGGGCCTGGGGAAGCGCCGGCTTCTTCGGCATCCACGCCCTCTTCACCGCCGCGCCCTGGCTCTACCTCGCGCTCAAGCTCGGCGGCGGCGCCTATCTGGTGGTGCTCGGGCTCCGCCTCCTGGCGGGCAGCCTGGGCCGGAGCGCCGCGCAGGACGAGGCTCCGCCGGCCGCTCCGCGCGGGCGCGCCTTCGGCCTCGGCCTCCTCACCAACCTCGCCAACCCGAAGGCGCCGCTCTTCGTGTCGAGCCTGTTCGCCGCGACGCTGCCGCCCGAGCCGCCGGTGGCGCTCGGCATCGCGGCGGTCGCGCTGATGGTCGGGATCGCCTTCGGCTGGTTCGCCGTCGTGGTCCACGTTCTCACCCTGCGGCGCGTGGCCGACGGATACCTGCGCCTGCGACGCTGGATCGACCGGGCCGCGGGCCTCGCCTTCATGGGCTTCGGCACCCGGCTGATGCTCGACAGGGCCTGA
- a CDS encoding HD family hydrolase, whose translation MTAAPRAWQRMLSGRRLDLLDPSPVDVEIEDIAHGLARVARWNGQTAGPHVFSVAQHALLVEALGVGLLPQAGPAERLDLLLHDAPEYVIGDIISPFKAAIGHSYKVVEQRLLAAIRLRFGLPPEPAPAMQRLIKRADKLAAFLEATRLAGFSREEALKVFGRPEPVRVPVDALLDPWPTGQAQARFLDRFQALVAERHPVPALSGS comes from the coding sequence ATGACGGCCGCTCCCCGGGCTTGGCAGCGGATGCTGTCGGGCCGCCGCCTCGACCTCCTCGATCCCTCGCCGGTCGACGTGGAGATCGAGGACATCGCCCATGGGCTCGCCCGCGTGGCGCGCTGGAACGGCCAGACGGCCGGGCCGCACGTCTTCTCGGTCGCCCAGCACGCACTCCTCGTCGAGGCCCTGGGCGTCGGCCTCCTGCCGCAGGCGGGGCCGGCCGAACGCCTCGACCTCCTGCTGCACGACGCACCCGAATACGTGATCGGCGACATCATCTCCCCCTTCAAGGCGGCGATCGGCCATTCCTACAAGGTGGTGGAGCAGCGGCTGCTCGCGGCGATCCGCCTGCGCTTCGGTCTCCCCCCGGAGCCCGCCCCGGCGATGCAGCGCCTGATCAAGCGCGCCGACAAGCTCGCGGCCTTCCTCGAAGCCACGCGGCTCGCGGGCTTCTCGCGCGAGGAGGCGCTCAAGGTCTTCGGCCGGCCGGAACCCGTGCGGGTGCCGGTCGACGCCCTTCTCGACCCCTGGCCGACCGGGCAGGCGCAGGCGCGCTTCCTCGACCGCTTCCAGGCGCTCGTCGCCGAGCGCCACCCTGTGCCGGCCCTCTCCGGGAGCTGA
- a CDS encoding outer membrane protein gives MRSILRLGALGCACLGPAALAADLPRHAAPPPLPVPPVFTWTGFYAGVNAGYGFGSGSDSFTDPTYGTISTGGGRDGFVGGGQVGYNYQFTPGSGFVVGAEADIQGTTFGRSRTGLVGSAPFYDVGPSLDWFGTVRGRIGYAVDRILVYGTGGFAYGGGSLPSFAASYTGPLPGTTRTGWAAGGGVEYAITDRLSARLEGLYVNLDRGHRDTIYDATAGAYYGVAPDSSAFGLVRAGLNYRFSTF, from the coding sequence ATGCGATCGATCCTCCGCCTCGGAGCGCTCGGCTGCGCCTGCCTCGGCCCGGCGGCGCTGGCCGCCGACCTGCCCCGGCACGCGGCCCCGCCCCCGCTGCCGGTCCCGCCGGTCTTCACCTGGACCGGCTTCTACGCCGGCGTGAACGCGGGCTACGGGTTCGGCTCGGGCAGCGACAGCTTCACCGATCCGACCTACGGCACGATCTCGACGGGCGGCGGCCGCGACGGCTTCGTCGGTGGTGGTCAGGTCGGTTACAATTACCAGTTCACGCCCGGATCGGGCTTCGTGGTCGGCGCGGAAGCCGACATCCAGGGCACCACCTTCGGACGCAGCCGCACCGGGCTCGTCGGCTCCGCGCCCTTCTACGACGTCGGCCCGAGCCTCGACTGGTTCGGCACGGTGAGGGGCCGGATCGGCTACGCGGTGGACCGGATCCTGGTCTACGGCACGGGCGGCTTCGCCTATGGGGGCGGCAGCCTGCCGTCCTTCGCCGCGTCCTATACCGGCCCCCTGCCCGGCACGACCCGCACCGGCTGGGCCGCGGGCGGCGGCGTCGAATACGCCATCACCGACCGGCTCAGCGCCCGGCTCGAGGGCCTGTACGTCAATCTCGACCGTGGGCACCGCGACACGATCTACGACGCCACCGCGGGCGCCTATTACGGCGTCGCCCCGGACAGCTCCGCCTTCGGCCTCGTCCGGGCCGGCCTGAACTACCGGTTCTCGACGTTCTGA
- a CDS encoding cell wall hydrolase, which produces MSLAAGLAVLVSAPHLGGCGVLHSGLDPVASTGSLPNGKRLAAVTLADRECLARAMYFESNRSSEEGLLAVGTVVINRLEAPAYPDSICGVVGQHRQFAAGVLHKPMREKEREKAEQVADAILSGQRHEGVGNAKFFHTAGLRFPYSNMHYVALAGGNAFYEKRSRHEREALPAPAQMALAPVQALPAPVHVARGRAPVPVTRVARTTGQTPLAELGPARNICRVAAAGAARTPG; this is translated from the coding sequence ATGTCTCTGGCCGCCGGCTTGGCGGTCCTGGTCTCCGCGCCGCATCTGGGGGGCTGCGGGGTTCTGCATTCCGGCCTCGACCCGGTGGCGAGCACCGGCTCGCTGCCGAACGGGAAACGGCTCGCCGCCGTCACGCTGGCCGACCGCGAGTGCCTGGCCCGGGCTATGTACTTCGAGTCCAACCGGTCGAGCGAGGAGGGCCTGCTCGCCGTCGGCACCGTGGTGATCAACCGGCTCGAAGCGCCCGCCTATCCCGACTCGATCTGCGGCGTCGTCGGGCAGCACCGGCAGTTCGCGGCGGGCGTGCTGCACAAGCCAATGCGCGAGAAGGAGCGCGAGAAGGCCGAGCAGGTCGCCGACGCGATCCTCTCCGGCCAGCGCCACGAGGGCGTCGGCAACGCGAAGTTCTTCCACACCGCGGGCCTGCGCTTCCCCTACTCGAACATGCACTACGTGGCGCTCGCGGGCGGCAACGCCTTCTACGAGAAGCGCTCGCGCCACGAGCGCGAGGCGCTGCCGGCTCCCGCGCAGATGGCGCTGGCCCCCGTGCAGGCGCTGCCGGCCCCTGTGCATGTGGCGCGGGGCCGCGCGCCGGTCCCGGTCACCCGCGTCGCCCGCACGACCGGGCAGACGCCCCTCGCCGAGCTCGGGCCGGCCCGCAACATCTGCCGCGTCGCCGCCGCCGGCGCTGCCCGCACGCCGGGCTGA